Within Nitrospirota bacterium, the genomic segment ATGGTGGGCGATGTAGGTTTCGAACCTACGACCTCTGCCGTGTGAAGGCAGCGCTCTCCCGCTGAGCTAATCGCCCGTCGGATATGAAAATACTACTGTTTCCCCGCGTCCGAAGTCAACCGGGAGGCGCCCTCAGAAGACCCCGCCCATCAGCTCGGCCACGATGGAGCCCACGGGAGCCTCGGTCTTCATCTTCACCGGCACCCTCCTCTCATCATCCGTGACCCAGATGAGGATATCGCCCTTGGAGACGAATATCCCTTCGGACTTCATGACCGGCTTCAGAAGCACGGTTTTGAAGGTCCCCGCCGGCACCGTCACGGTCTCGCGCTTGAGCACCCGGACCTCCAGGTCATAGACCTTCTTGCTGTCGAAGACGGTAATGAACAAGGACGTCCCCGGTGTGAGCTCCTCCTCCGCCTGCCGGACGGCATAGAGGGCCGAAAGGGGGTCGTAGATGGCCTCGGGCATCTCGTATTCCCGCTTCTCCCCTTTCAGGTGGTCGATGTAAAGGGCCTTGCCCTCGGACCGGAGGAAAACCACCTCCTTGTCCTTCCGATGCTTCCCTTCCCTCGCCTTCAGCCGATACCTCAGCGGATACCAGGGCTCCTCCCCTTGGAGATGGCTCTCCACCCGGTCCTCCACCGGGTAAAAGACGCTTATCCAATTGGCCGAGCGAGCCACCGAAGAGAGCGTGACCCCGTCGCCCGTCTCCTGTATCTCCATGACCGACGTGCCCGCCGTAAGCCCCAGCCACTTGAGGTCGAATACGAACTTCTCGTGAGCGGGAAGAGTTGCACGGGCAGAGGCCGCCAGAAGGAAAAGCAGAAGTGCCGAAGCCGCGAAGCCGGAGAAGCCTTTCAGCATTTTTCTCATTGTTTCATTGTATCAGAAAGGCTAGGGAAAACGCAGCCTTTCCGCCCCTTACGAAGGGCGAAAGCGCTCCGGCATTTGTTATAGTAAAGGTTATGATTGTCATCCCCGCCATAGACCTCAAGGGAGGCATGTGCGTGCGGCTTCTGCAAGGGAGGGCCGAGGACGCCACGGTCTACTCCGAGGACCCTGTGGCCACCGCCCTTGCGTGGGAGAGAGACGGGGCCGGGCTCATCCACATCGTCGACCTGGACGGGGCCTTCACCGGCCAGCAGAAGAACCTCGAGGCCGTGCGGGCCATCCGGGGTGCGGTGGGGGCCGAGCTCGAGCTGGGCGGGGGCATCCGCGACCTGGAGCGCATCGAGCTCCTTCTCTCCCTGGGCATCGACCGCGTTATCCTGGGCACGGTGGCCGCCGAGAGGCCCGATCTCGTGCGGGAAGCCTGCTCCCGCCATCCCGGCCGGGTCCTCGTGGGCATAGACGCCCGGGACGGAAAAGTCGCCGTGCGGGGCTGGGTGGAGGTGACCGAGCACGAGGCCGTCCAATTCGCCCGGGCCGCAGAGGCTGCCGGGGCCGGGGGCATCATCTACACCGACATCTCCCGGGACGGGATGCTCGCAGGGCCCAACGTGCCTGCAACCAAAAAGCTCGCCGCCTCGGTCGGCGTGCCCGTCATCGCCTCTGGAGGCGTGCGCTCGCTGGATGACATCGTCGCCCTCAGGGACGCCGGAGGCATCTGGGGCGCCATCACGGGGAAAGCCATCTATGCCGGCACCCTGGAGCTCGGCGAGGCCATCAGGGTCGCCACCTCTTCCCCGACGGAGGAGGGGTAAGGCGTGCTGGCCAAGCGCATCATCCCCTGCCTTGACGTCCGCGACGGCCGCGTGGTGAAGGGGGTCAATTTCGTCAATATCCGGGACGCCGGCGACCCGGTGGAAAACGCCATCTTCTATGATGAGCAGGGCGCCGACGAGCTTGTTTTCCTGGACATCACGGCATCGCACGAGAAGCGCGACATCATCATCGACGTGGTCAGGCGGACGGCCAACGATATCTTCATGCCTCTCACCGTGGGAGGGGGCGTGCGCACGCTGGAGGACATCCGTGCCCTCCTGAAGGCCGGCTGCGACAAGGTCGCCATCAACACGACGGCCGTCAAAAACCCCCCCTTCATCCGGCAGGCCTCGGCACGGTTCGGGAGCCAGTGCATCGTCGTGGCGATAGACGCCAAGGGGTGCCGGGGCGCGCAGGGAGAGCCGCCGGAGTGGATGGCGGACCGCTCTCTCATGCCCGAAGAGGGGAAGGCCTCGTGGGAGGTCTACACTCACGGAGGGCGGCGACCCAAGGGCATCGACGCCGTGAAATGGGCCCGGCACATGGAGGAGATGGGGGCCGGGGAGATACTGCTTACCAGCATGGACCGCGACGGCACCAGGGACGGCTACGACATAGGACTGACCCGCACGGTCTCGGAGGCCGTCGGCATCCCGGTCATCGCCTCCGGAGGGGTGGGTTCCCTCGAGCACCTCTATGAGGGCCTCGTGGAGGGCAAGGCGGACGCCGTCCTGGCCGCCAGCATCTTCCACTACAGGGAATACACCATCGAGGAGGCAAAGGACTTCCTGCGCGAGCGGGGCGTCGTCGTCAGGGACGCCTGATGGACCTTCCGGAGGCGGTACGCCGGAGCATCCGCAAGTTCTCCATGCTCTCCGGCGGAGAGACGGTGCTGGTGGGGCTCTCCGGAGGACCCGATTCCACCTGCCTGGCCATGGTCCTCAAGGAGCTGAGCCCGGAGCTCTCCCTCTCCGTGAGAACCCTCTACGTCGACCACGGCCTGCGGCCCGAAGAGACACCGGGAGAGATACGCTTTGCCCGGGAGCTTTCCGCCGGGCTGGACATGCCTTTTTCGGTGAGAAACGTCGAGGCGGGCCCCTTCGCCAGGGAGCACGGGTTGAGCATCCAGGACGCCGCCCGGAGGCTTCGCCTGGCTGCCCTGGAAGAAGAGGCCCGCGAGACGGGCTCGCGGCTCATCGCCCTGGGCCACAACCTGGACGACCAGGCCGAGACCATGGTCATGCGTTTTCTCCGGGGCTCGGGCCCCACCGGCCTGGCCGGTATTGCCCCCGTACGGGGACAATTCATCCGCCCCCTCATCGAGACCGAAAGGAAAGACATAGAGGCGTTCCTTTCCCAGCGGCAGGTCGTCCCCATACGAGACCCCTCGAACCTCAAGCTGGACTACCTCAGAAATCGCCTGCGGGTGCAGGTGATGCCCCTTCTCCGGGAGATAAACCCCGACCTCTCCCGCACCCTGGCCCACACGGCCGAGGTCTTCCGGGAAGAGGAGCGGTACTTCTCCATCCTGGTGACCAAAGCTCTGATGAAGCTCATCTCCCGGAAGACGGACACCTCCATAGAGCTCTTCCTGGCGCCCCTGGAGGCGATGGAGAAAGTCATCCTGAGGCGCGTCCTCAGAAGGGCCATCGACGAGACGCGAGGGCTCCGGGGCATCGGCTTCCCCCACGTGGAGGACATCATCACCCTTCTGAAGGAAGGCCTGCCCGGGGACCGGGTGCATCTGCCCGGGGGCGTAAGGGTGATAAAGAAGTACAGCACGGTGCTCCTGACCTCGGAGGAGCCGGTCCGCCTGGGCACATACTCCTTGGAGGCCGGGGGTGAAGTCCTCCTCGGGGAGGCGGGGTTGGTCATCGCCGCCTCCGTATCCCATGAGAAGCCCTCCTTCGAGCCCGACTACAGGTACTCCGCCGTCTTTGACGTCGGGAAGGCGGCAGGCCCCTTTACGGTGCGTCCCCGCCAGGACGGGGACTCCTTTCTGCCCCTGGGTTTCGGCAGGACGAAGAAGCTCCAGGACTTCTTCGTGGATGCCAAGGTTCCACGGGAGGAGCGGGACGCGGTCCCCATAGTGACCACCCGGGAGGGAGAAATCCTCTGGGTGGTGGGCCACCGGGGGGACGAGCGGTTCCGGCCCACGGATGAGACCCGGACATTTCTCATCCTCCGGGCGACCCCGGCCCGGGCGTGACGCCTTTCGCAGTCCCTTTTGCACCTCCATCCGTTGCCTCCCCTCCCCGGGTTTTCTTGCGTGAATCCGCCCGTTTTGTTATATTCTTAGATGTTCGTTTTTCTTTGGTTTTCTCCGCCCTGAAGGCAGGTCTCCCGGTTGGACGGGACAAGTCTGCCTAGGCAATTGTATTGAAGGCCCCGGTTCCTCAAAGGACTGGGGCCGTGTTGCGAGCCCTCGAAAGGGAGGTTCCTCCATGAATCAGGTGAGAGTCCGTTTCGCCCCGAGCCCCACCGGGCATCTGCATATAGGCGGGGCCCGGACGGCCCTGTTCAACTGGCTCTACGCCCGGAGCAGCCAAGGCTCCTTCATCCTCCGCATCGAGGACACGGACCGGAGCCGCTCCACCGAGGAGTACATAGAGTCCATACTGGAGGGGATGCGCTGGCTCGGCCTCCACTGGGACGAGGGGCCTTTCCGCCAGACCGAGCGCATGGATATCTACCGCCAGGCCGTGGACCGTCTTCTTGAGGAAAACAAGGCCTACCACTGTTACTGCACGGCCGAGGAGCTGGAGGACCGCAGGAAGCAGGCCGTCCTGGAGGGCCGCCCCCCGGTCTATGACCGCCGCTGCCGCGACCTCGGGGAGGCCCATCCCGACAGGACGCCCACCGTGCGCTTCCGGATGCCCGAGGCGGGCATCGTCACTGTGAAGGACATGGTGAAGGGCAACGTCAGCTTCGACAACAGCCAGCTCGACGACCTCATCATCATGCGCTCCGACGGCACCCCCACGTATAACTTCGTGGTGGTGGTGGACGACGTGCAGATGCGCATCACCCATGTCATCCGGGGCGACGACCACCTGAACAATACGCCCAAGCAGCTGCACATCTACCGGGCCCTGGGCTACGACGTGCCGGTCTTCGCCCACCTGCCCATGATACTGGGGCCCGACAGGCAGCGCCTCTCCAAACGGCACGGCGCGACCTCCGTGGTGGCCTACCGGGACCAGGGCTATCTCCCGGACGCCCTGGTCAACTATCTGGCCCGGCTCGGATGGTCCCACGGAGACCAGGAGGTCTTCAGCCGCCAGGAGCTCGTCAAGCTCTTCGGTTTCGAGAACGTCGGGGCCTCGGCGGCCGTCTTCAACGCCGAGAAGCTTCTCTGGCTGAACGCCCAGCATGTGATGGCGACACCCGTGCAGGAGCTGGCGAGGCTGGTCCGCCCCTTCCTCATAAAGGACGGCACCATCTCGGAGGACGCCGAGCTTGACCCCCGGTGGCTGGCCCGGGCGATAGAGACCCTGAGGGAGCGCGCCAAGACGCTGGTGGAGCTGGCGCGGTCCCTCCGGTACTATATCCTCGAGGACGTGGAGGTAGAGACCAAGGCAGCGGAGAAGTTCCTGACCGAAAAGACCCTCCCCGTGCTCAAGGAGATACGCACCGCCCTCCAGGGGGTGGAGCCCTTCGCCCACGAGGGGCTTGAGCGCGCCTTCAAGGGCGTCATGCTCAGCCGGGACGTGAAGATGGGCGCGGTGGCCCAGCCCGTGAGGGTTGCCGTGACGGGAAGGACGGAAAGCCCCGGCATCTACGAGGTCCTGGAGGTCGTCGGCAAGGAGAAAGCACTCAGGCGCCTGGACAAGGCTGTCTCCCGGATAGAAAAACCCTGACCGCCGGAAAGATGGAAACTCCCGAACAGACCGCTCCCTCGAATTTTATTGCAGAGGTTGTGCAAGAGGACCTGAAAAAGGGGACCTTTCGGGGGCGGGTGCACATGCGCTTTCCCCCCGAGCCCAATGGCTACCTGCACATCGGGCACGCGAAGTCCATCGTGCTGAACTTTGGCCTCGCTCAGCGCCACGGCGGCCTGTGCAACCTGAGGTTCGACGATACGAACCCCATGAAGGAAGAGCAGAAGTACGTGGAGTCCATCATCGAGGACGTCCGGTGGCTGGGCTATGACTGGGGTGAGAGGCTTTTCTACGCTTCGGACTATTTCGCGGAGCTTTACGAGTTCGCCCTGAAACTCATCAAGGACGGGAAGGCCTATGTGGACGACCTCTCGGCGGACGAGATACGCCGCTACAGGGGCACCCTCACCGAGCCGGGCAAGGAAAGCCCTTGCCGAAACCGCACGGTGCAGGAGAACCTGGACCTCTTCGAGCGGATGCGGGCCGGGGAGTTTCCGGACGGCTCCCGCACGCTTCGGGCCAGGATAGACATGGCCTCCGGTAACATAAACATGCGCGACCCGGTCATGTACCGCATCCTCAAGGTCTCCCACCAGAGGACCGGGGATGCGTGGTGCATCTATCCCACCTACGACTGGGCCCACGGCCAGAGCGACTCCCTGGAGGGCATCACCCATTCCATCTGCACGTTGGAGTTCGAGGACCATCGTCCCCTGTACGACTGGTTCCTCGATGCCCTGGGCGTTTACCATCCCAAACAGATAGAGTTCGCGCGCCTGAACCTGAGCCACACGGTCCTGAGCAAGCGAAAACTCATCCGGCTGGTCTCGGAGGGCCACGTCGGCGGCTGGGACGACCCGCGCTTGCCCACCATCTCGGGCCTCCGCAGGCGGGGGTACACGCCCGAGGCCGTACGCACCTTCTGCGAGCGCATCGGCGTATCGAAGGCCCAGAGCGTCGTGGACATCGCCCTCCTTGAGCACTGCCTGAGGGAGGACCTCAACAGGCGCGCCCCCCGGGTGATGGCCGTGCTCAGGCCCCTCAAGGTGGTCCTTACGAACTATCCCCAGGGCAAGGTGGAACATGTGGAGCTTGACAACAACCCCGAAGACCCCTCCATGGGGACCAGAACGGCGCCCTTCTCGCGGGAGCTTTTTGTCGAGCGGGACGATTTCCGCGAGGAGGCCCCGAAGAAATTCCACCGCCTGGTCCCGGGGCGGGAGGTCCGGCTGAAGGGGGCATACATCATCACCTGCGAGAAGGCCGTAAAAGACGAAGAGACCGGGGAGGTCATCGAGGTGCACTGTACGTATGACCCCGAGACCAGAAGCGGCGCGCCCCGGGCCGAGCGCAAGGTGAAGGGGACCCTGCACTGGGTCTCGGCCCCCCACGCCCTGCCGGCGGAAGTGCGGCTCTACGACCACCTTTTTACCGAGGCCGAGCCCGAGGGTGAAGGGGAGGACTTCACGCGGGCCCTGAACCCCCACTCCCTTGAGGTGCTCACCTCCTGCTACGTGGAGCCCTCGCTCGGGGAGGCCCGTCCGGGTGACAGGTGCCAGTTCCTGAGGCTGGGCTATTTCTGCGTGGACCACGTAGGCGCCGACGGCCTTCTTGTCTTCAACAGGACGGCCACGCTCAAGGACACCTGGGCCAGAATAGAGAAGAAAGGAGCTTCGGGTTGAGCTACATCGCCGTGCTGGGTGCGGGAAGCTGGGGGAGCACCCTGGCCAAGCTTCTCGCCGAAAAGGACTATGACGTCTCCCTTTGGGTCCACGAAGAGGACCTTGCCCGTGAAATCAGCCAGACGGGCGTCAACAGCGTCTTCCTCCCGGGGGTGGAGCTCCCCAGGAGCCTCAAGGCCTCCGCGGACTTTGAGCGGGTCCTGCGGGGCTCCCGCTACGTCGTCAGCGTGGTGCCCACACAGTTCGTGCGGTCCGTCATGCGGGTGGCCCGCCCCCATATCGAGAGGAACGCGGTCGTCGTAAGCGCATCCAAGGGGATAGAGAACAAGACCTTCCAGACCGTGACGAGCATCGTCCACGAGATGACCGGCTTGCCCGCGGCCGCCCTGTCGGGCCCGAGCTTCGCCTCCGAGGTGGTGCGCCGCCTTCCCACGGCGGTAACGCTCGCCTGCCGGGACCGGAACGTGGGGCTCCTGCTGCAGGAGTTGTTCACGACGGATTACTTCAGGGTCTACACCCACCATGACGTCATCGGGACAGAGCTGGGCGGTGCCCTCAAAAACGTCATGGCCGTGGCGGCGGGCATCAGCGAGGGGCTGGGCCTGGGCAGCAACGCCCGGGCCGCCCTCATCACGCGGGGCCTGATGGAAATGACCCGTCTCGGGGTGTGCATGGGGGCCGAGGAGAAGACCTTTTTCGGGCTGAGCGGCCTCGGGGACCTGGTGCTTACCTGCACGTCCACCCAGTCGAGGAACTACACGGTGGGCCGGAGGCTCGGCCAGGGGGAGAAACTCAAGGAAATCCTCGCGAGTATGACGGCCGTGGCCGAGGGGGTGAGCACCACCCGGGCTGCTCATGCCCTGGCCACGAAAAAGCGCGTCGAGATGCCCATCGTGGAGCAGGTGCATGCGGTCCTCTACGAAGAGAAAGACCCCCGGGAGGCGGTCACGGCCCTTATGACCCGGCTGCCCAAAGCCGAGTTCTGATGAACCGGGAGGGCCTTGAAAAAATCCTCCGGAGCCTGGCGGAGGGCACCGTCGACGTGGAGGAGGCCATGAGGCGGCTCCGCCACTTCCCCTACGAGGACCTCGCCTTCGCCCGCCTGGAGCACCACCGCTCCCTGAGGCAGGGCGTGCCCGAAGTGGTCCTGGCCAGGGGAAAGAGGGCGGAAGACACCGTGGCCATTGCCCGGGCCATGTACCGGGAGAGCGGGCGGCTGCTGGTGACGAAGGCCCCTCCGGAAGTCTTTGAAAAGCTCGGCATGGAGGAGGCCGCCTATCATCGAGCCTCCGGGCTCATCATGGCCGGCGAGGCGGCCGCAAAGACGGGCTCCGTGCTGGTCGTCTCTGCGGGCACCTCCGACATCCCCGTGGCAGAGGAGGCGGCCCTTACGGCCTCGTTCCTCGGAAGCCGGACGAAAACTCTCTACGATGTGGGGGTGTCGGGCATCCACAGGCTCATGGAGAAAAGAGGCGCTCTCGAAGAGGCCCGGGTCCTGGTGGTGGTGGCCGGCATGGAAGGCGCCCTCCCCTCCGTGGTGGGCGGACTCACCTCCCGGCCCGTCGTGGCCGTGCCCACGTCGGTGGGTTACGGAGCGAGCCTGGGAGGGCTCACGGCCCTTTTCGCGATGCTCAACTCCTGCGTGCCGGGCATCGCGGTGATGAACATCGACAACGGCTTCGGCGCGGGCTGCCTCGCCCACAGGATAAACACGCTGGAGCCCCCGGCAGCGGAAACTCCCTGAGCGAGGAGAAAGCTAGAACCTATCTCAAAATTGATTTCGAAGCGAAAGAGAGAAGAAATGGCGGCAGACAAGGAGGGAAGGGGAAATCGCCCGGAGGCGCAGCAGCGTTGCGTTGAGGACGATTTTCCCTTCAGGACGCCGTATGCCGCCATTTGGGCCTCTTGCAGGGGTCCCCAAAAAGTCACAAGACTTTTCGGGGTTGAGCCGAAAGCGATTTTGAGATAGGTTCTAAAGCTCCCCCAGCTCGGCGGCCTCCGAGCGCTGGAGAACGTAGCGCGCCCTGACCAGGTCCTTCTGAAGGGAGGCGGCCCGCCCGGCATCCCCTCTGCGCATGGCCTTCAGGAGGTCCCCTTCCAGCTCGGCCACCTCGAGGCGCTTGTAGTAGTCCAGGGTCTCCTTCAGGTGGGCCAGGACTATCCTGGCGGTGAGAACCGGATGGTTGTTGGTAACGTTGGCCTCGGGGTACATGAAGCCGTGCTCGAGCTCCACCTCAAGCCCCGCGCGGAAGTCCTCCAGGTCCACGCCCATGCCATCCGCACCTATCTCCTTCAAAAGAGTGCGGGCCTCCTCGGCCCGAACGTCGGGCTTTTCCATGGCGGTCCAGTCCCTCAGGGCCAGCTCTCTGCAGACCCTCCGGACTTCTTCCACGGTTACGTACTCGGGCAATTCCATGAGGACCTTCCCCCTTATTTCCAGTCGTACCTGGTGCGGCGCCTCTGGTGGACGAACTTCTCCGCCTGAAGAGCGGCCACGCACCCGTTGGCCGCGGCTATCACCACCTGCCGGACTTCCGTGCAGGTGACGTCCCCGGCGGCGAAGACCCCCGGCATGTTGGTGTGCATGAGCCTGTTCGCCGCGATGCACTCCTCCTCGGTGGTCTCCACGCTGCCCTGCAGGAAATCCACAATCGGCCTGCTGCCGTGGATGTAGACGAAAACGCCGTCCAGCTCGATGTACCTTTCGTTCTGTCCGGCGTCCTTCACGCGCACGCCCTGCACGGCCTCGTTGCCCTCGATGGCCTGCACCTTGTGCCCGGTGAGCACCTCCAGGTTGGGGGCCTCCAGGGCCGGATGGTCCTCGCCGATGCGGAGCTTCGTGGAAGGCGCCATGAGGTAGACCTTCTCGGCGAACCGGGTGAGCATGCCTGCCTCCTTGACGGCCTCCTCCGACTCCCCCAGCACGCAGACCGTCTTGCCCTTGAAAAAGGCCGCGTCGCATATGGCGCAGTAGCTTACCCCGCGGCCCAGGAACTCCGCCTCCCCCTGGATGGCGGGCTTTCTCCCCATGGAGCCCGTGGCGATGATTATGGTCCTGGACCGGAAGGACTTCTCCATGGTGAAGACCTCCTTCTCCTCGCCCGCCAGGGAGACGCCTATCACCTGCGTGTCGGGCACGTACCGGGCTCCGAACCCCAGGGCCTGCTCGCGGAAGATGTCCAGAAGCTCCTTTCCGGTGAGGGGCTCCCTCAAGCCCGGGTAGTTCTCTATGCGGTGGGCATAGGCCAGGGCCCCGGCCGTATGTGACTTGTCCAGCACCAGGGTCTTCAGGTTCGACCGGGCGGCGTATTGGGCCGCGCTCAAGCCGGCCGGCCCTCCCCCTATGATGATGACGTCATACAGCTCCTCTGCCATACGGCCCTCCTCGCATCTTTCATCTTAGCATCTCAGTAGGACCTGAGCAATCGGTAATACGTGTCCCTCTGGGCGGGGACGAAACCCGCGCCCCGGATGGCGGCCACCATGTCGTCCTTGTGGACGCGGTGGCTCACGCCGGCGGCGGCCACGACGTTTTCTTCAATCATGGTGGAGCCCAGGTCGTTGGCCCCGAAGCGCAGGGCCACCTGGGCGAGCTTCAGGCCCTGGGTCACCCAGGAGGCCTGTATGTTCCGGACGTTATCGAGATAGAGCCTGCTCAGGGCCAGCACCCTCAGGTACTGGACGGCCATGGCCTGGGCGACCCGCCCCTCCAGGGGCGTGTTGCCGGGCTGAAACGACCAGGGAATGAAGGCGGTGAACCCGCCCGTCCTGTCCTGGAGGGTCCGGACCGCCTCCAGGTGCTCCACAATGTCCTCGGGCCCCTCCACGCTGCCGAACATCATGGTGGCCGTCGTCCGCATTCCCAGGCGGTGGGCCTCCCACATCACCCGGAGCCATGCGGAGGAGCGTATCTTCCGCGGGCTCAGGGCCTCCCGCACGCGGTCGGAGAGCACCTCCGCCCCGCCCCCGGGGATGGAGTCGAGCCCGGCTTCCCTCAGAAGGTAGAGAGTTTCCCGTATGGTGAGGTCTGCCTTTCCGGCGATGTGCACGATTTCCGGAGGAGAGAACCCGTGCACGTTGATGCGGAAGCGCGCCTTGATGCCCCTGAGGAGGTCGAGGTAGTACCCGATTGCAAGCCCGGGATGAAGCCCTCCCTGCATGAGTATCTGCGTGCCGCCCAGGGCCAGGGTCTCCTCTATCTTTTTGTGCACCTCGGTATCGTCGAGGACGTAGCTCTCGGGATGGCCCTCGTCACGCCAGAAGGCGCAGAAACGGCAGTGGTTCACACAAACGTTGGTGTAGTTGATATTGCGGTCGACGACGAAGGTGGCCCTGCCCCCGGGGTGCAGCTCCGCCCTCGTCTCATCGGCCAGGCGGCCGAGCTCAAGGAGGTCCGCCTCCTTGAGAAGCCGCAGGCCCTCCTGCTTCCTGAGCCGCCTCATGCCGCCACGGCCCGGTAGAAGGAGTCGCGCTCCACGGGCTCCCGGCCCGCCTTTCCGATGAGGGCCACCAGCTCGTCCTCCGTGATTGAGCGGCGGCTCCCGGCCCCGGCTGCGTAGGTTATCTTCTCCTCGATGACGGTCCCGTCCAGGTCGTCGGCACCGAAGAGCAGGGCCACCTGGGAAATCTTCTCTCCGAGCATCACCCAGTAGGCCTTGATGTGGGCGAAGTTGTCAAGGACAAGGCGGCTCACCGCGATGGTCCGCAGGTCGTCGAGCCCCGAGGGCCCGCGGCCCACGTCCGTCCCCCCGGGGTGGTAGGCCAGGGGAATAAAGGCCTGAAACCCGCCGGTCCTGTCCTGAAGCTCCCGCAGGGCCAGCAGATGCTCCACCCTGTGGGCGGCGCTCTCCACGTGGCCGTAGAGCATGGTTGCGTTGGTCCTGACTCCCGCTTGATGCGCGGCCTCCATGACCTCAAGCCACCTCTGGCCGGTGAGCTTCTCGGGACAGAGACGGCCCCGGACCTCGGGGGAGAATATCTCGGCCCCGCCGCCGGGCATCGAACCCAGGCCGCTTTCTCTCAGGCCAAGGAGCACCGCGTCCAGGCTCAAGCCGCTTATCCGGTGCATGTAGTCCACCTCGGCCGCCGTAAAGGCCTTGATATGAAGCGAAGGGAACGCCCGCCGGATGCTCTGGAGCATGTGGAGATAGTGCTCGAAGGGCCAGTCCGGATGAAGCCCGCCCACGATGTGCACCTCGGAGACCGGCATGGCGGCCTCTATCCTGGCAAGCACCTCCGGGATGGAAAGCTCATAGGCCCCCTCTTCGTCCCGGGAGCGGCTGAAGGCGCAGAAGCGGCAGCGGTTCACGCAGATGTTTGTGGGGTTGACGTGGACGTTGCGCACGTA encodes:
- the hisF gene encoding imidazole glycerol phosphate synthase subunit HisF, yielding MLAKRIIPCLDVRDGRVVKGVNFVNIRDAGDPVENAIFYDEQGADELVFLDITASHEKRDIIIDVVRRTANDIFMPLTVGGGVRTLEDIRALLKAGCDKVAINTTAVKNPPFIRQASARFGSQCIVVAIDAKGCRGAQGEPPEWMADRSLMPEEGKASWEVYTHGGRRPKGIDAVKWARHMEEMGAGEILLTSMDRDGTRDGYDIGLTRTVSEAVGIPVIASGGVGSLEHLYEGLVEGKADAVLAASIFHYREYTIEEAKDFLRERGVVVRDA
- the larB gene encoding nickel pincer cofactor biosynthesis protein LarB produces the protein MNREGLEKILRSLAEGTVDVEEAMRRLRHFPYEDLAFARLEHHRSLRQGVPEVVLARGKRAEDTVAIARAMYRESGRLLVTKAPPEVFEKLGMEEAAYHRASGLIMAGEAAAKTGSVLVVSAGTSDIPVAEEAALTASFLGSRTKTLYDVGVSGIHRLMEKRGALEEARVLVVVAGMEGALPSVVGGLTSRPVVAVPTSVGYGASLGGLTALFAMLNSCVPGIAVMNIDNGFGAGCLAHRINTLEPPAAETP
- the hisA gene encoding 1-(5-phosphoribosyl)-5-[(5-phosphoribosylamino)methylideneamino]imidazole-4-carboxamide isomerase — translated: MIVIPAIDLKGGMCVRLLQGRAEDATVYSEDPVATALAWERDGAGLIHIVDLDGAFTGQQKNLEAVRAIRGAVGAELELGGGIRDLERIELLLSLGIDRVILGTVAAERPDLVREACSRHPGRVLVGIDARDGKVAVRGWVEVTEHEAVQFARAAEAAGAGGIIYTDISRDGMLAGPNVPATKKLAASVGVPVIASGGVRSLDDIVALRDAGGIWGAITGKAIYAGTLELGEAIRVATSSPTEEG
- a CDS encoding glutamine--tRNA ligase/YqeY domain fusion protein, coding for METPEQTAPSNFIAEVVQEDLKKGTFRGRVHMRFPPEPNGYLHIGHAKSIVLNFGLAQRHGGLCNLRFDDTNPMKEEQKYVESIIEDVRWLGYDWGERLFYASDYFAELYEFALKLIKDGKAYVDDLSADEIRRYRGTLTEPGKESPCRNRTVQENLDLFERMRAGEFPDGSRTLRARIDMASGNINMRDPVMYRILKVSHQRTGDAWCIYPTYDWAHGQSDSLEGITHSICTLEFEDHRPLYDWFLDALGVYHPKQIEFARLNLSHTVLSKRKLIRLVSEGHVGGWDDPRLPTISGLRRRGYTPEAVRTFCERIGVSKAQSVVDIALLEHCLREDLNRRAPRVMAVLRPLKVVLTNYPQGKVEHVELDNNPEDPSMGTRTAPFSRELFVERDDFREEAPKKFHRLVPGREVRLKGAYIITCEKAVKDEETGEVIEVHCTYDPETRSGAPRAERKVKGTLHWVSAPHALPAEVRLYDHLFTEAEPEGEGEDFTRALNPHSLEVLTSCYVEPSLGEARPGDRCQFLRLGYFCVDHVGADGLLVFNRTATLKDTWARIEKKGASG
- the tilS gene encoding tRNA lysidine(34) synthetase TilS, yielding MDLPEAVRRSIRKFSMLSGGETVLVGLSGGPDSTCLAMVLKELSPELSLSVRTLYVDHGLRPEETPGEIRFARELSAGLDMPFSVRNVEAGPFAREHGLSIQDAARRLRLAALEEEARETGSRLIALGHNLDDQAETMVMRFLRGSGPTGLAGIAPVRGQFIRPLIETERKDIEAFLSQRQVVPIRDPSNLKLDYLRNRLRVQVMPLLREINPDLSRTLAHTAEVFREEERYFSILVTKALMKLISRKTDTSIELFLAPLEAMEKVILRRVLRRAIDETRGLRGIGFPHVEDIITLLKEGLPGDRVHLPGGVRVIKKYSTVLLTSEEPVRLGTYSLEAGGEVLLGEAGLVIAASVSHEKPSFEPDYRYSAVFDVGKAAGPFTVRPRQDGDSFLPLGFGRTKKLQDFFVDAKVPREERDAVPIVTTREGEILWVVGHRGDERFRPTDETRTFLILRATPARA
- a CDS encoding NAD(P)-dependent glycerol-3-phosphate dehydrogenase, coding for MSYIAVLGAGSWGSTLAKLLAEKDYDVSLWVHEEDLAREISQTGVNSVFLPGVELPRSLKASADFERVLRGSRYVVSVVPTQFVRSVMRVARPHIERNAVVVSASKGIENKTFQTVTSIVHEMTGLPAAALSGPSFASEVVRRLPTAVTLACRDRNVGLLLQELFTTDYFRVYTHHDVIGTELGGALKNVMAVAAGISEGLGLGSNARAALITRGLMEMTRLGVCMGAEEKTFFGLSGLGDLVLTCTSTQSRNYTVGRRLGQGEKLKEILASMTAVAEGVSTTRAAHALATKKRVEMPIVEQVHAVLYEEKDPREAVTALMTRLPKAEF
- the gltX gene encoding glutamate--tRNA ligase; the protein is MNQVRVRFAPSPTGHLHIGGARTALFNWLYARSSQGSFILRIEDTDRSRSTEEYIESILEGMRWLGLHWDEGPFRQTERMDIYRQAVDRLLEENKAYHCYCTAEELEDRRKQAVLEGRPPVYDRRCRDLGEAHPDRTPTVRFRMPEAGIVTVKDMVKGNVSFDNSQLDDLIIMRSDGTPTYNFVVVVDDVQMRITHVIRGDDHLNNTPKQLHIYRALGYDVPVFAHLPMILGPDRQRLSKRHGATSVVAYRDQGYLPDALVNYLARLGWSHGDQEVFSRQELVKLFGFENVGASAAVFNAEKLLWLNAQHVMATPVQELARLVRPFLIKDGTISEDAELDPRWLARAIETLRERAKTLVELARSLRYYILEDVEVETKAAEKFLTEKTLPVLKEIRTALQGVEPFAHEGLERAFKGVMLSRDVKMGAVAQPVRVAVTGRTESPGIYEVLEVVGKEKALRRLDKAVSRIEKP
- a CDS encoding DUF3108 domain-containing protein yields the protein MLKGFSGFAASALLLFLLAASARATLPAHEKFVFDLKWLGLTAGTSVMEIQETGDGVTLSSVARSANWISVFYPVEDRVESHLQGEEPWYPLRYRLKAREGKHRKDKEVVFLRSEGKALYIDHLKGEKREYEMPEAIYDPLSALYAVRQAEEELTPGTSLFITVFDSKKVYDLEVRVLKRETVTVPAGTFKTVLLKPVMKSEGIFVSKGDILIWVTDDERRVPVKMKTEAPVGSIVAELMGGVF